TCTACTATGGTGCCTTTCTTCATCAGCAGCACGCCGGGATTGGAGCGTACCATGCTTTTCAGCGGCACCTCATCTACATAAAACAGTTCTGTTACCAGGTGGTTGGCTTTGGCAAAAGCCTCGGCATCCTCGGGCGTGGTGGCGGTGAGCAATACCACACGGGTGTTATAATCCTGATGCAAGTTGGCGGCCAGGGCGTTGATCCTGCCAATAGCGTTAACGTTGGTATGCTTCAGATCATACGCTACAATTACCAGGCTATAGAACGGGTTATCCATCAGTTCGTTCAGGTAGTCGTTCTTTTGCGCATCCTGAATTTGCAGGTAAGGGATCTTAGGCGTAAAACCTTTCTTCACCAGGCGGCTCTCCGGGTCGCCTTTTACTTCCCAGTTATTATCTTTCCAAATGCCCGATTTCAGGTAAGCGGTATTGGTCATGGTTTTCTTTTCGTGCGTGGCTTTATTCTCCAGCTTGTAGGTCAGCTCATATTCATCAGGCATGGCACCCGGCGGGATTCTCATCTCGTCAGGGATATTAGCACCAACCTTGTAAGGCAGAAAATCAATCACAGGACCAAAATTATACGTCATAAAACCCACACCGAACGATATGATAACCGCCCCCTGGAACAACCGTGAACCCGTCTTTTTTGCAAACACCGGCTGAATACCTTTGCGGTGAACAAACAGCACCAAAATGAGCAGCAGCAACACCAGGTCTTTACTGAACGACTGCCATGGCGTCAACGGAATAGCATCACCAAAACAGCCACAGGTTTGCACCACTTTAAAATAGGCCGAGTAAAAGGTAAGGAAGGCAAAGAAGATGATGAGCAACAACAAACCCCAGGCCACTCGCACCGAGCTATAGCCAATCAGCCGCGCAAAGCCCAATATCATCTCCAACGCGCAAAGCGTAACCGCAATAAGTACCGAGTAGTTACTGAAGAAGGTGAGATGTAAAACCTCAAAATACTCTTCCAGTTTATACGAGAAGCCCAGCGGATCATTAGCCTTGATCAGTCCGGAGAAGATAAAGAGCAGCCCTACCGCAATACGGCATATCCAAACCAGTGTGGCAGTTGTTTTATTGTTTGTCATAGTTGTGGTAGATGCTATTATGGTACTCATTAAATTCGAAATCGAACATCCGAATTCCGAAATCCGAAATCAGGCCACTCCTAATTTTATCAGTGCAAAAACTGAGTAATTGAGCATATCCTGATAATTGGCCTTCACCCCTTCTGATACCAGGGTTGCGCCCTGATTATCTTCAATCTGTTTTACACGCAGAATTTTCATCAGTATCAGATCGGTTAACGAGCTGATACGCATATCGCGCCATGCCTCGCCATAATCATGATTTTTGGCAAACATCAGTTCTTTGGTCTCGTTCGCTTTGCCGTCAAAATCTTTTTCCACTGCGCCAGGGTCAAGCTCCAGTGGGGTTTCGTCGGTGCTTTCCAGCTGCATCATGGCAATAATGCAGTAGTTAATGATGCCGATGTACTCGCCGGTAATATCATCGCCTACTTTCGATACTTTTTTTTCTTCCAGCGTACGAATACGCTGGGCTTTGATAAAAATCTGATCGGTGATAGATGACGGACGAAGGATGCGCCAGGCAGTGCCATAATCGCGTGTTTTCTTCATGAACAGGCTTTTGCAGTGTGCAATAACTGCATCGTATTCTGACGATGTATTTTTCAATGTGATATATTTTGAAAGACATTGATGAATCGCGCAGCCATTCGGCCCGATGCTTCTCCCAGAACGGAAGTCTCTCATCAATATTGAGTTCTGTTTGCAAATATATAAAGTAACTTTACAACCGCTAACAGATACGGTTCACCTAATGTCATCAGAAATTTTTTTTCAAAAAAAGCTTACCATCAACGTCCGCGGAAGACTGATTGATCTGACCCGCCCCAAAGTGATGGGCATCATCAATCTTACCCCTGATTCATTTTATGCTGGCAGCCGCAAACCGGCTATTGATGACGCCCTGCAGCAAACTGAGAAGATGCTGAACGATGGCGCTACCTTTATTGATCTGGGGGCATATTCCTCTCGTCCGGGAGCGGTGGACATTTCAGCACAGGAAGAAACCGACCGCCTGCTACCTGTTATAGAAGCCATTGTCAAAAACTTTGGCGAAGCAATAATGTCTATAGATACCTTTCGCGCCTCTGTTGCCGAGGCGGCTGTTAACGCGGGGGCACATATCATCAACGATATCTCCGGCGGACAATTAGACGAAGCCATGTTTAGCACCGTAGCCCGCCTAAAAGTGCCATATATACTGATGCACATGAAAGGCACCCCGCAAAACATGGTTCAGCAGGCGCAATACACCGATCTTTTTACCGAAGTACTGGATTACCTCGCCATTAAATATCACGCCCTGAAAGCGCTGGGCATACACGATGTGATTATTGATCCAGGCTTTGGTTTTGCAAAAGAAAGCCACCACAGCTACGAACTGATACGTCGCCTGCGTGAGTTTGATATACTGGAATTACCTATGCTAGTCGGCATTTCCCGCAAGCGGATGATCTACCACACCATTGGTAGCACAGCCGCCGAAGCCTTAAATGGTACTACGGCCCTTAACACCATTGCCTTGATGAACGGCGCTAATATTCTGCGGGTACATGATGTGAAAGAAGCGGTAGAAGCGGTGAAGGTGTTTGAGGCGGTGATGGAGAACCAGGATTAAACGAATTTTTAGGATTTACAGGATATATGTTCTATTTACCAATGTTATGCTGCTATAACATCCTGTAAATCCTAAAAATTCGTTTAATCCTGGTTCAACTCCCCTTTCAATTCCGGATTCTGCGGGGGTAAACGGCGTACTGTTTCCAGCACTTCTTTTTGTTCTACGTGTACGGCGTATTCGGCAGGCTCAATATCGCTACCACGGGCTTCGGCATATACCTGGGTAAACTCTGCACCGATGTAGAGGATGGCAGCTGTGTAATAGATCCACACCAAAATAACGATGATAGAACCAGCTGTACCATAAGCCGAGCCCTGTGCAGTGTATTTGATGTACAAACTAATAAGGTACTGACCGATAACAAACAACACTGCGGTAAAGATGGCGCCCGAGCGTACATCGCGCCATTTGATCTTTACATCGGGCAACACTTTAAAGATGATGGAGAACAGTACCGAAATTACCGCCAGTGTGATGCCAAGGTTAACTATCATCAGGAACGTCTCGCCTATCAGATGTGAAAGGCGAGGGCCCAGCAACCGGGGCAGATATTTATCAATCTGATCGCTCAGGGCACTGATAATGATGTTGACCAGCAGCGAGGCCAGCAGCAAAAAGCCCAAACTAACAATAAGCGAGAACGACAAAAACCTGTTTTTGAGCAGCTTCAACCAGCCCTTCCTGGGTTTGGCCTTTACCCGCCAGATGATGTTGAGCGAGTCTTGCATCTCTATAAAAATACTGCTGGCACCCAACATCAGCGTAACTACGCCAATAATCAAACCCATACCGCTTTTGCCCATAATGTCCTGGGTTTTAATAACGCTCTGGATTTGCAGCGTGGCCTGCCGACCCATATAGTGCTGAATCTGATGATAGAAATCAATACGGGTTTGCGGATCTTTCAGAAAAATACCGATAACCGAGAGCACAAGAATAAGTAGTGGCGCCAGCGAGAAAATGGTATAGTAAGCCAGCGAAGCACTTAGTTTCAAGCCATTGTCGGCAATAAAACCACTAAACGTGGCTCCCAGTATTTTCCACCAATGACGTAGAAAGTCGCGATTAAAAATTTTCATATCCAATAACCAGACAACTGTATTTTATTAATATGTGATTAACTCAAGTGCGGATTAAACAACTTTGTAACACCAAACCGATCTTAAACACACACAGCGTCATTGCGAGGGACGAAGCAATCTCTGCGAAGGATACTCAGATATGCAAATCTACTTTGCAAATGCAGAGATTGCTTCGTCCCTCGCAATGACGTGATGGTATATGTTTAACCTGCAACTTGAGTTAATTAATAACAATTCACATTAAAAAAGTTCGCTAACATTCTTCCATTAACAGCAAACCTATCTACAGGGTGCAGTTTTGCCAATGCCAAGCAACACCATAAAAACACTGGGGATGTGCCGCATGCCCCAAAAGCACACCGCACATCCCCAGCAGCAAATATTAACGGCGCTTTGATTAGCGCATTGCCAGTTCTTTATTATCGGCCTCTACCATCTTTTTAAAGAAGGTATTAAACTCAGCCACCTTTTCTACCGGCACATAATCTTTCTTCAGCTTAAAGGTACGCGTCAGCATTAGCTTATTGCCTACCTGTTTCGGCGTAAGGCTATATTCAATTACATCGTTGCTTAATGCAACCGGGGCAACCGCCTCTACCAGTTTTTTGCCGGCAGGCAGGTTAACCGTAATCACCTCGGTCTCGTTATCAAGGTAAAACATATCATCCAGGTTAATGCCCGACGTGCGCGGCATACTTACCTGCAAATCATTAGCCGAAATTTTACTTGACCACGGCAGGCTGAAGATAGACATACCACCAATGGCCTTGGCTACGTTGTTCAACTGATAATCCAGCGTTACGTACACGGTATCGTTCGGGTTAGTGCGCTCTACGTTGCGGTAGTCCAGCTTGTTCACTTCTACGTCAGGATATGATGAGGCGATGGCTTCTTTTATTTTCTTCATCCGGTCTTTCTGCGATAGTTCGCCATATTTCTCACGCTGATAGGCGGCCATTGCCCCGGTTTGATAAGTACGCTCGTTAATCACCATGTTTTTATCGGCCAGGGTGATGGTGGTACTGCGTTTAATATCGTTACCGTAGCGGGTGGTTGGGTTCAGATACTTGGTAACCGCTGTAGCAGATGGATCAATATCCAAAATGGTAGAATTGATCTGCCCGTTATACATGGTACGGAACGGCAGGTACTGTGAGGTGAGCTCGATGTAATAATCTTTATTATCCATGTTCACCTTGGCCATACAGTGGTTAAAGTTGATGCTTGGCAGCGGCATGCTCAGCATACCATTGTCGCGGGTTTTAACCAGTACCAGGTTAGCTTTTATACCGGCTTCTTTACACATGGCCACAAACAGGGTAGATACGTCCTTACAATCGCCAATGCGGGTATTAAGCACCGTCGACGGGTTTTGCGGGATGATACCACTCTGACGGAACGATACCGAGCTGTAAGAGATATTACCCGTAATATAGTTGTAAATCTGCTCTACCTTTTGCATTGGGGTTAGGTTGGCTTTACCTTTAAACAGATCGGCTACCACCTCTTTTACCTCATAATCAGTACGGGCTTTTGAAGCGCCAATGTCGTTATACCAATCGGCAATAAACTTCCAGTCGGGGATGTTGGTGAGGTATAAAATATTAGCCACATCTTCAATTGTCGGCATCTTATCCTCATACTGCAAGCTTTCCTGCTTGGTATTTTTCCAAACGTACAGATCAAACTCGTCTGCCGATGTTTTTACCGGCTCGATAGGTTTCTGCGAGAACTTGTAGTTAAACTTCTGGTTCTTGGCAATCAGCAGCGAGTATTTGCTGGTTATGTAAGGCCGGCCGTGCGAGAAATAGAAATCATCCCAGAAATAGCCTGAAAGTTTGGCTTTTGAATAGTTATCCAGCTTGTAACGAATGTTAATTACATCGCCGGCTTCCAGGTTGGTAAATACCAGGTTGTTCTCGTTGCGTTCCGCCGGTACTTTGTTGCCATTGGCTTTAATTACTTCGGCAGTTTCAAAGGTCAGGTCCTGCCAGCTATCATAGTCAATGCTGTATTCTTTCCAGCTTTCAATACCTTTTTGGGTCAGTATTTTTACGGTAAGATATTTCCGTTCTTCAGAACCGCCATGCTCATAAACCACTTTCTGCACCTCTTCATTCAAAATCACCGAGTTATCGTCCGGGTAGTCTGAAGCTTTCGGCGCATTGCGGATCAGCGCATCAATATTCGGTTCTTCAAAATAGCTGTAAACGTCTTTTTTGTTCTGCAGCTTGCGTAGCGAGTGGATGCTCTCGTAATCATTCGGATCCAATTCCAGCGCACGCTGATAATGACCAATTGCCTGTTCCTTTTTGTTAGACATCTCATCAATTTTGCCTAATGATGCAGAGTAAGCGCTACGGGTAGGCGCCAGGTCCATACATTTCAGGTAAGCTTCTTCGGCCTTGCCATATTGCTGCTGGTCATAATATTTTTTACCCAAACTGGCAAAAATGCCGGTTGCATAAGGCTCATTGGTAACTTCCTGCACCAGCACTTTATTACCAGAGATGTTATCGCCGTTGGTAAAATAAATATCAGCCAGATCTTTGGCCGACGGATAGTCGTCGTTATTCTCTACATATTTTTTGAGGATGCTGAGGGCCTTAGGCTGATCATTGCGCAGTTGCTTTTGTATAGCATACTCCAGCCCCACAAAGGTTTTGTTATCCGGAAATTTGGGATAAGCCTCTTCTCCCAAACGCACTACCTCTTCCTGATTTTTGTTAGCGCTGGCCAGGTTAATTTTGCAGGAATAAATAAACTCTTGCTGCTCCGGATAGGTTGCTTCTATCTCTTTCACCACTTCTGCAGCTTTGTCATAATTTTTCTGCTCATACAACTCAGCATATTTCAACATGAGCGCCTCGCTGCATTTCGGATCTGTATTTTTGATCGTCTCCTTAATGGTTTCTGCGCCGGTACGGTTGTCTTCGCGGTTAAATACATTGAGGAGCAAAATATTGAGGTAGGTATTGTTAGGATACTTTTTGCGGATACCCTCAATCAGATGACGCGCCTCGAAGGTTTGATCGTTACGCAGATAAGATTGCGCCAGCAGGATCTGCGGCAGCAAGTTATCCGGCGCTTTTTTCATCTCGGCCTTAAAATAGGCGATAGACGGCGTCTCGGTGTTTTTGCTTACATAGTTCACCTCTTTGGTATATGGCTGTGCCTGGGCGGTGCTGGTTAGCGGCAATACATGACCGTTTTGATCTGTCAACCTTACCAAAAAATTCAATGACTCTATATAGCTGGCACCCACCTGCACCAATATGCGGTTATAACCTTTATTGAGCTTGATGCTTTGAATGTAGGTATCCAGATCATTGTTACGTTCTTCTGGTACGGCAAGCAACAGTTCATCATTCACCCAAACTTTTACTGAGCCCGACACGCCGATGCGCAACTGCGCCTCGGTATCATTATCGGCCTTTACAAAGCTTTGGCCAAATACAATAGAGTTGCTGGAGTTGTTGTAATAAGTAAAATCAACCCACTTATCATGACGGATGGGCGGCACATTGCGCCAGCCAATTTTTGCACCGCGCTTGTTTACAAACTCGGCACTCGGCTCCGGGTGGGTTAGCACATTATAGGTACGATCAAAACCACTGGTAGAAATATTATCAAACTCACCGGTGATGGTCCAGTTATCTACCGAGCCTATATTTTTAAAGGCTTCGTCAGCCTTTTCATATTGCTTAATGGCCTGGTAGTGGTTGCCTATCATGGCATTGGCCATGGCATTAATAGTACCATCCAGGTTTTTGTTCTGGGCCACATTTTGCAGAAACGCCAGTTGCGCAGGAGATTTTTTACGAAAATCTGCATTGATAGACGGGGTATCCCAAAAGGCATAGATAAATGGCTGCGGATCCTTGCTCTGCGCGTAAAACTTCTGAAAATAGCTAAATGCTTCGGCCGATGGGCGATCCAGCTGCGCCAGCATACTCAGGCCCAACAGGGCATCGCCTGCGGTGGCAGGTTGGTTTAATTCCTGGGTGAAAAGCGTGCGGGCCTGGTCGCGGTTGTTTTCAAAAAATGCTTGCCAGGCTTTGGGCATGGTTGTTTGTGCAAACAAACTGCCGCATGAAACAGAGAATAACAGCGATAATGCTGCTCTTCTAAACGAAGGGGCTGTCATACCGGTTTAGGTGTAATTATAGTTTAAAAATGAAAGTTTCTTTAAAAGTAAATTAATGGCGCGACACTATCAAGAGGTCCAGATCCTTACATGGCAAATTGAAGCGATCGCCAATATACTTGTTGGTGAGTTGCCCCTGGTAAATGTACACCGCGTTGCGTACACCATGTGTTTGCCAGATTACGTTCTTGATGCCGCCCTGCTCGCCAATATCCAGTAAAATCGGGGTAAAGATGTTGGTTAGCGCGTAAGTAGCTGTACGTGCCACCCGCGAGGCGATATTGGGCACACAGTAATGAATAACATCATACTTACGAAACACCGGTTTGGTGTGGTTGGTTACTTCAGAGGTTTCAAAACAACCGCCCTGGTCAATACTTACGTCAATAATCACCGAATTGGGCTTCATACGGCTCACGGTAGATTCAGACACAATACACGGGCTGCGGCCATCATCTGCCCTCAGGGCGCCAATGGCTACATCGCAAGTGGTAATGGCTTTCTCCAAAACAATGGGCTGAACAACCGAAGTAAATATCCTGGTGCCGATGTTGTTCTGTAAACGGCGGAGTTTGTAAATGGAAGGGTCAAAAACTTTTACCTGCGCACCAAGAGCTATGGCCGTACGGGCTGCATACTCGCCAACGGTACCGGCCCCTAAAATGACCACGTCGGTTGGCGGTACACCGGTAATGCCGCCCAGCATCAGGCCCTTGCCAGAAAAAACATTGCTCAGGTATTCGGCAGCAATTAGAATGGATGTAGCACCCACAATTTCGCTCATGGCCCGAATAACGGTGAGCGATCCGCCTTCATCCTGCAAATGCTCATAGCTTAGCGCAGTGATCTTTTTATTCATCATGGCCTGCAGGCACTCTTTGGTCATGGTAGAGAGCTGCAGCGTAGAGATCAGTATCTGGTTAGGCTTCATCAGCGCAATCTCCTGCAAGGTAGGCGGCGCCACCTTGAGTATCAGATCAGCTTCATAAACCTGTTTGGTATCATAAACAATTTTGGCCCCCTGCTCGCTGTAATCTTTATCATGAAAATTGGCGGCCTTGCCGGCGTTGGTTTCCAGTATTACTTCGTGCCCGTTGTTAATTAACAAGGCTACCGATAGCGGTGTCAACGCTACGCGGTTCTCCTGAAAAGAAGTTTCTTTGGGTATACCGATGTAAAGTTTGTCCTTTTTGGCCTTAACCTCCAGCATTGATTCCTGGGGCTGCATCATTGCCTGCTTGGCAACATCCGAAAATCCACTATAGATCCCTGAGCTCATGAAAGATGTAGTTTCCTGAATTTGAAGTTACACAAATTTTTTGGAATTGTTTAATCAGGCCTGAGTCAGGGTGATTTGCCTTAGTCCGCCAGCCTGCTCAGCAATGCGCACTTCTGTATAATGCTCGGGCAATAGATCAGGGATTTTTTCTGGCCATTCAATAAAGCAGTAACTGCCCGAGTAGAAGTATTCCTCGCAGCCCATATCCAGCGCTTCTTCCTGTTTTTTAAGACGATAAAAATCAAAGTGATAGATTTTTCCGTCCTTGCCCACATACTCATTTACCAATGAAAAAGTTGGGCTTGAGGTTGTACCCTCCACCCCTAAAGCCTTACACAAGGCCTTGATCAGCGTAGTTTTACCTGCGCCCATTTCGCCATAAAACAAAAATATTTTGTGGGGCGATGAAATTTGAAGCAGTTGTCTGGCAACGGCGTCAATATCCGGGAGTTGGTAGGAGATGGCGGTGTGACTCATTTATTTAGTATGGGAGACGCAAAAGTATTGTTTTTCGGATTGTTATCACATGGTGGGGAGACGCAAATATGCGTCTCTACCATAAAAACGTAGAGCCACATATTTGTGGCTCTTTATGGATTTTATACGTTATGTCATTCCAACAGGAGAACTACTCTCTTGGACGAAGTGAAAAAATCCTTTCGGAGCAGCATAACGGGATGCTAGTCCGAAAAGATTCTTCACTTCGTTCAGAATGACAACAGGGTTATAGTGTCAAATTTTATTTAGGCCCATACGTAGCCACCGGTATAATCATTTCCTCCATTGAAATACCGCCGTGCTGGAATGTTTCATTATAGAAATTCACAAACTGGTTGTAGTTGTTGGGATAAACAAAATAATTATCAGTCTTGGCAAACACAAAGCTGCTGCTTACATGTAGTTTGGGCAGCATGGCATCATGCGGATTTTTGATGTGGAACACATCCTTGGCTATAAAATTGAGGTTTTTGCCTTGTTTATAACGCAGGTTGGTGTTGGTGTTACGATCGCCGATGATTTTGCTTGGGTTTTTCACCTTGATGGTACCGTGATCTGTAGTAATCACCACGCGGATTTGTTTCTGGGCTAAAAACTTCAACAGGTCCATCAGCGGCGAGTGCTCAAACCATGAAAGCGTTAGCGAGCGGTATGCCGCGTCATCGCTGGCCAATTCGCGGATCATCTGCATATCGGTACGTGCGTGCGAAAGCATGTCTACAAAGTTGTAAACCACCACGTTCAGCTCATTGCGCATCAGGTTGTTAACCGACTCATTCAGTGCCCGACCCTCATCAATATTCAGGATTTTATGATAAGAGAACTTGCAATCTCTACGCAGGGTACGTTTCAGCTGATCTGCCAGAAACTGCTCTTCGAACAGATTCTTACCGCCTTCATCCTCATCATTCTGCCACATGCCTGGGAAACGTTTTTCCATCTCCAGTGGCATCAATCCGCTAAAAATGGCATTGCGGGCATATTGCGTGGCTGTTGGCAGGATACTGTAATAAGTATCTTCATCCTCCAAACGGAAATATTCTGAGATAATAGAGTTGATGATGCGGAACTGATCATAACGCAGGTTATCAATCAGGATGAAAAACAGCGGACCGCGGTCATCCATTTTAGGAAACACCTTGCGTTTGAACAAATCTGGCGAAAGCGTTGGGCATTTATCATCACGTTTCAGCCAGCTCAGATAGTTTTTCTCTATAAACTTACAAAACTGCGAGTTGGCCTCGGCTTTTTGCAGGGTTAAAATCTCGTGCATCCCGGCATCTTCCAATCCTTCTAACGATAGTTCCCAGTAGATGATCTTTTTGTAAACATCGGCCCACTCCTGAAAACTCAAGTTCTCGTTCAGTGTCATACCCAAGCTACGAAAATCCTGCTGATAGGCCATGGTGGTTTTCTCGCTCACCAGGCGTTTGTTTTCGGTTAGTTTCTTAATGGTGAGCAGCACCTGCTTAGGGTTCACCGGTTTGATGAGATAGTCATCAATCTTAGAGCCAATGGCATCTTCCATCAGGTATTCTTCCTCGCTTTTGGTAATCAAAACCACCGGCACATCGCCGTTAATGTTTTTGATCTGGGCAAGGGTTTCAAGGCCGGTAAGGCCGGGCATATTTTCGTCGAGGAATACCAGGTCATAGTAGCCGTTTTTAAATTCTTCAACAGCGTCATTTCCATTGGTAACGGTTTTTACCTTGTATCCTTTCTCGTTCAGAAACAGTACATGGGGTTTTAACAGGTCGATCTCGTCATCGGCCCAAAGTATAGTGGTATCTTGCATAGTATTCGATGTTACCCTTTTGGTTCAGGTATAAACCGCAAAGGACGGCTTTTGTTATCCTTACCCAAACCAATTAACAAAAATTAACAAAAATCTACTTAGTTGTTTACCATAAATTGACACTTTTGCAATCAATCCAAGCATCTTGAATAAAAAGAAAATCATCAACGACCCGGTTTACGGGTTCATCACCATACCGTCAGATTTGGCGTTCGACCTCATTGAGCATCCCTACTTTCAGCGCCTGCGCTACATTAAACAACTGGGGATGACACACTTGGTATATCCCGGCGCGCTGCACACCCGCTTTCACCATGCCCTGGGCGCCATGCACCTGATGAGCACCGCCATTGAAACCCTCTGCAGCAAAGGCGCCGATATTTCTCCTGCAGAGCAGGAAGCCGTTACAGTTGCCATTTTACTGCATGATATTGGTCATGGCCCCTTCTCGCACGCGCTGGAAGAAAGCATTGTACAGGGCATCTCGCACGAGGATATCTCCACCCGCATGATGCACCGCATCAATACCGAGTTTGGCGGCAGGCTGCAAATGGCTATAGATATTTTCAACGATACTTATCCCAAACGCTTCCTGCATCAGCTGGTATCGAGTCAGTTGGATATGGACCGCATGGATTACCTGAACCGCGATAGCTTCTTTACAGGTGTTGCCGAAGGCGTGATCAGCTCTGAGCGTATGATCAAGATGTTGAGCGTAAAGGATGACCATATTGTGGTGGAAGAGAAAGGCATTTACTCAATAGAGAACTTCCTGATCAGTCGCCGCTTGATGTACTGGCAGGTTTACCTGCACAAAACCGTAATAGCGGGCGAGCAGATGCTGGGCAAAATTTTGAAACGCGCGCGCGAACTATCACTCAGTGGTTTTCCGTTGTTTGCCACGCCATCCATGCAGCATTTTCTGGCCAGCAACATCACCAAGAAAGAGTTTATGGCTGATGATACGCATCTGGAAATATTTGCATGCCTGGATGATGCGGATATCATGTCGGCCATTAAAGGCTGGGCTACCAGTACTGATAAGATCCTGTCTACGCTGTGCAGCAACCTGATCAGTCGCAAGTTATATAAGGTTGATATTGCCGCCAAGCCGGCATCGCACCATCACCTGGAGCAACTGCAAAAAGCGGCCATGAAACAATATGGACTAAGCGAGCATGAAAGCCGTTATTTTGCTTTTCAGGACGAGATACGCAACAACGCCTACCGCGTGGGCGATGGCAGCATCCGTATTTTGATGAAAGATAAAACTGTAAAAGACATTACCGAGGCCAGCGACTATTCAAACCTGAGCACGCTGACGAAGACGGTGAAGAAGCATATTACTTGTTATGTGAAGGGACTGGAAGTAGAATAGAATATCGCACTGATTTATCTATATTGTCATTGCGAGGAACGAAGCAATCTCGTCGCATGCTTGACTGATTTGCAAGTCCGACTGTCCTCCGAGGAGATTGCTTCGTTCCTCGCAATGACAACCTGTTTAATGCACGGCGACAATGCTTTCTACCCTCTTAAACTTTTATTAACATCATAATCAATTAAAAACTAAATTTGCGGGATGCAATTTACTGCACAACAGATCAGCTCCATACTTAACGGAACCGTAGAGGGCGATGCCTCAGCCGCCGTTGAGCGTTTGGCAAAAATAGAGGAAGCCACC
This region of Mucilaginibacter yixingensis genomic DNA includes:
- a CDS encoding BT_3928 family protein → MTNNKTTATLVWICRIAVGLLFIFSGLIKANDPLGFSYKLEEYFEVLHLTFFSNYSVLIAVTLCALEMILGFARLIGYSSVRVAWGLLLLIIFFAFLTFYSAYFKVVQTCGCFGDAIPLTPWQSFSKDLVLLLLILVLFVHRKGIQPVFAKKTGSRLFQGAVIISFGVGFMTYNFGPVIDFLPYKVGANIPDEMRIPPGAMPDEYELTYKLENKATHEKKTMTNTAYLKSGIWKDNNWEVKGDPESRLVKKGFTPKIPYLQIQDAQKNDYLNELMDNPFYSLVIVAYDLKHTNVNAIGRINALAANLHQDYNTRVVLLTATTPEDAEAFAKANHLVTELFYVDEVPLKSMVRSNPGVLLMKKGTIVDKWHYHMVPSYDALVKKYFRK
- a CDS encoding DUF1599 domain-containing protein → MKKTRDYGTAWRILRPSSITDQIFIKAQRIRTLEEKKVSKVGDDITGEYIGIINYCIIAMMQLESTDETPLELDPGAVEKDFDGKANETKELMFAKNHDYGEAWRDMRISSLTDLILMKILRVKQIEDNQGATLVSEGVKANYQDMLNYSVFALIKLGVA
- the folP gene encoding dihydropteroate synthase gives rise to the protein MSSEIFFQKKLTINVRGRLIDLTRPKVMGIINLTPDSFYAGSRKPAIDDALQQTEKMLNDGATFIDLGAYSSRPGAVDISAQEETDRLLPVIEAIVKNFGEAIMSIDTFRASVAEAAVNAGAHIINDISGGQLDEAMFSTVARLKVPYILMHMKGTPQNMVQQAQYTDLFTEVLDYLAIKYHALKALGIHDVIIDPGFGFAKESHHSYELIRRLREFDILELPMLVGISRKRMIYHTIGSTAAEALNGTTALNTIALMNGANILRVHDVKEAVEAVKVFEAVMENQD
- a CDS encoding YihY/virulence factor BrkB family protein; the encoded protein is MKIFNRDFLRHWWKILGATFSGFIADNGLKLSASLAYYTIFSLAPLLILVLSVIGIFLKDPQTRIDFYHQIQHYMGRQATLQIQSVIKTQDIMGKSGMGLIIGVVTLMLGASSIFIEMQDSLNIIWRVKAKPRKGWLKLLKNRFLSFSLIVSLGFLLLASLLVNIIISALSDQIDKYLPRLLGPRLSHLIGETFLMIVNLGITLAVISVLFSIIFKVLPDVKIKWRDVRSGAIFTAVLFVIGQYLISLYIKYTAQGSAYGTAGSIIVILVWIYYTAAILYIGAEFTQVYAEARGSDIEPAEYAVHVEQKEVLETVRRLPPQNPELKGELNQD
- a CDS encoding DUF3857 domain-containing protein encodes the protein MTAPSFRRAALSLLFSVSCGSLFAQTTMPKAWQAFFENNRDQARTLFTQELNQPATAGDALLGLSMLAQLDRPSAEAFSYFQKFYAQSKDPQPFIYAFWDTPSINADFRKKSPAQLAFLQNVAQNKNLDGTINAMANAMIGNHYQAIKQYEKADEAFKNIGSVDNWTITGEFDNISTSGFDRTYNVLTHPEPSAEFVNKRGAKIGWRNVPPIRHDKWVDFTYYNNSSNSIVFGQSFVKADNDTEAQLRIGVSGSVKVWVNDELLLAVPEERNNDLDTYIQSIKLNKGYNRILVQVGASYIESLNFLVRLTDQNGHVLPLTSTAQAQPYTKEVNYVSKNTETPSIAYFKAEMKKAPDNLLPQILLAQSYLRNDQTFEARHLIEGIRKKYPNNTYLNILLLNVFNREDNRTGAETIKETIKNTDPKCSEALMLKYAELYEQKNYDKAAEVVKEIEATYPEQQEFIYSCKINLASANKNQEEVVRLGEEAYPKFPDNKTFVGLEYAIQKQLRNDQPKALSILKKYVENNDDYPSAKDLADIYFTNGDNISGNKVLVQEVTNEPYATGIFASLGKKYYDQQQYGKAEEAYLKCMDLAPTRSAYSASLGKIDEMSNKKEQAIGHYQRALELDPNDYESIHSLRKLQNKKDVYSYFEEPNIDALIRNAPKASDYPDDNSVILNEEVQKVVYEHGGSEERKYLTVKILTQKGIESWKEYSIDYDSWQDLTFETAEVIKANGNKVPAERNENNLVFTNLEAGDVINIRYKLDNYSKAKLSGYFWDDFYFSHGRPYITSKYSLLIAKNQKFNYKFSQKPIEPVKTSADEFDLYVWKNTKQESLQYEDKMPTIEDVANILYLTNIPDWKFIADWYNDIGASKARTDYEVKEVVADLFKGKANLTPMQKVEQIYNYITGNISYSSVSFRQSGIIPQNPSTVLNTRIGDCKDVSTLFVAMCKEAGIKANLVLVKTRDNGMLSMPLPSINFNHCMAKVNMDNKDYYIELTSQYLPFRTMYNGQINSTILDIDPSATAVTKYLNPTTRYGNDIKRSTTITLADKNMVINERTYQTGAMAAYQREKYGELSQKDRMKKIKEAIASSYPDVEVNKLDYRNVERTNPNDTVYVTLDYQLNNVAKAIGGMSIFSLPWSSKISANDLQVSMPRTSGINLDDMFYLDNETEVITVNLPAGKKLVEAVAPVALSNDVIEYSLTPKQVGNKLMLTRTFKLKKDYVPVEKVAEFNTFFKKMVEADNKELAMR